Below is a genomic region from Mesorhizobium sp. NZP2298.
AATCGCCTGGTCAGGGATCTTGAGGTCGCCGAACGTCAGATCGTGGAGATCGCGCGGGCATTGACGGGCGATCCTTCTGTCCTGATCCTCGACGAGCCGACCTCGGCCCTCGACGCGGCTGAAATCGAACGCCTGTTCTCGATTGTGACCGAGCTCAAGCGGCAGGGCACAGCAGTCATTTTCATTTCCCATAGATTGCCGGAAGTCTTCGCGATCGCCGATCGCATCACGGTTCTCAAGGACGGTGAACTCGTCGGGACGGTCGACCGCGAGGCAGTGGACCATGAGAAGCTCGTGGCGATGATGGTCGGGCGCGATCTCGCCCTGGCCTATCCACCGCGCGCGCAAGCCGTGGGCGCGGAGCGGCTCAAGGTCGAGTCGCTTTCGAGCCCCGGTCTCTTCAGCAACCTTTCCTTCGGTGTTCGCGCCGGAGAGATCGTCGGCTTCGGAGGCATCCAGGGCAATGGCCAGGCCGATGTGGCTCGCGCTCTTTTTGGCTTGGTTCCCTGCGCCGGCTCGGTGATGTTGGACGGCAACCAGGCGCGTTTCAAGGCGCCCGCGCACGCCATCAAGGCCGGCTTGGTCTATGTTCCCGGCGACAGGCATCGCGAGGGCCTGTTCATGCCGCACTCCATCCGCGAGAATCTGTCTGTTCCACACTTGGCGGAATGGGCTGGTCTTGGACGCATCCCCAGCGCCCGCGAGCGCCAGGAGACACGCGATGCAATGTCGCGTTTCGCGATCAAGGCGGCGTCGGGCGAGCAGGCTGTACGCACGCTATCGGGAGGCAACCAGCAGAAGGTCGTGCTCGGCCGATGGACCGTCGGCGATCCCAAGGTCTATGTCTTCGAGGATCCGACCCGCGGCGTGGACGTCGCCACCAAGCTCGAGATCTATCGGCGCATCCGCGCTCTGGCCGACGCCGGCGCGGCGGTCATCCTGGTCGCCTCCGACCTGCTGGAACTGATAGGGTTGAGCGACCGCATCCTCGTCTTCTCCAAGGGCCGGATCGTCGACGAGATCGCCGGCGCCGAAGCAACGGAGGAGCGTATCGTCGGCAGCGCCGTCGAGGCCGGGCAGACGCATGGCGATCCGCAGGCTGCAACGTCTCTGATCGGCGGCGCGACAACTCCTTCGGCCGCGGCGAAAAGCGGCTTGGCGGCCGGTTCTGCCCTGCTTTCGCGCTATATAGGTCCGCTGCTGCTGCTGGTCCTCATAGCATTGCTGGGCTTGGCGACGACCCGCTACTCCGATTTCTTCCTGACTTCGCGCAACCTGTCGAACATTGCCGCGCAGGTGGCGCCGCTGGCTCTCGTTGCGCTTGGGCAGTTCTGCGTGGTCGTGCTAGGCGGCATCGATCTGTCCGTCGGCCCCCTCATCAGTCTCGTCACGGCCATGGCCTCCTTCCTTGCCGCGACCGAAGGTGGCGCTGGAGTCGTGGCTGCCATCTGTGCTGCTCTGGCGGCCGGTGCGGCGACGGGCCTGGTCAACGCCCTAATGATCGTGCGGTTGAAAATTCCCGACCTCGTCGCGACGCTTGCCACGTACTCGGTCGTATTCGGTCTCGCTCTGATTGTCCGGCCCAGCCCCGGCGGGCTGGTGAGTGACGATTTCCTCGATTTCTTCGAGACTTCGCTTGGCCCGGTGCCGGCCGCGGCACTCGTGATCGTGCTTGTCTACATTGCTTTCGAATACTTGATGCTGCGGGGCCGCCTCGGTCAGCGGCTCTATGCCGTCGGATCGAGCAGCGAGGCAAGTCTGGCGGTGGGAATCCGGACATCCTGGATCCGCGCGGCCGCCTATGTCTTCTGCGGCATTTGCGCCGCCATAGCCGGTCTTATCGTGACCGCGCGCATCGGAAGCGGCGATCCACAGGCAGGATCGACCTTTACGCTCGCCTCGGTAACGGCTGTCGTGGTCGGCGGCGTCTCTGTGTTCGGCGGACGCGGCACGGCGATCGGGGTCCTGCTCGGCGCCGTGGCGGTCGGCGTGATGCAGAACGCGCTGAATCTGATGCAGGTTTCCGCCTACTACCAGTATATCTGGACGGGTGGCCTCACGTTGCTTGCGGTCGCAGGTTACTCGCTGCGGCTCTCGAGGAGGAGGAAGAGGTCATGACAATAGCGGCATTGGAGCGGGAGGTTTGCTGCGTCGTCGACTGCGCGAACAGGCTGGGCGAGGTGCCCGTGTGGGACGCCGCTGAACAGGCACTCTACTGGGTGGACATCGAAGGCTGCCTACTGCAGCGCTTTCATCCCGTCTCCGGCGAAACCCTGACATGGCGGCTGCCCGAGCGAGTCGCCTCACTGGCGCTGCGTGAGGCGGGAGGCATCGTGTTGGCGCTGGCCTCCGGCTTCGCCTTTTTCGACCCGAAGACCGGTGGCATCGAACGGCTCGCCGCCCCCGAGGCCGACAAGCCCGGCAATCGCTTCAATGACGGGAAGTGCGACCGGCGCGGCCGCTTCTGGGCCGGGACGATGGACGATACCCTCAAGAACCGTACGGGCGGCCTGTATCGTCTCGATCCTAATCTTTCCTGTACGAGGATGGAGGAAGGCATCGGTATCTCCAACAGCCTGGCCTGGAGCCCGGATGACCGGACATTCTACTTCGCCGATACACTGATCCGTACGATCTTCGCCTACGACTTCGACCTGGAAAGTGGGGCGATCGCCAATCGCCGTGTGTTCACGGATTGCGCGGGGCAACCAGGGAACCCAGACGGGTCGACGATCGACGAGCAAGGATTCCTGTGGAATGCGCAGTGGGACGGCTGGCGGCTGGTGCGTTACGCACCCGACGGTCGTGTCGACCGCATCGTCCCATTGCCCGTCCAGAAACCGACGAGCTGCATGTTCGGCGGCTCCGATCTCTCGACGCTTTACGTAACGTCCGCCATCTGGGATCTCTCGCCCGAGGCATTGAAGCAGCAGCCTCACGCCGGCGGCGTCCTTGCTCTCGATGTCGGCGTACGCGGCCTGCCCGAACCGCGCTTCGCGGGCTGACGTTGTCTCACTCCTTCCATCAGGTGCCACGGCCTTGAAGATAACTGCCATAACGACCCGCATCGTCAACGCAGAGATGCGCAACTGGGTCTTCGTCAAAGTCGAGACCGACCAGCCGGGGCTTTTCGGCTGGGGCGAGGCGACGCTGGAATGGAAGACGCGCGCCGTAGCCGGCGCGGTCGAAGATCTCTCGCCCCTGATGATTGGGCACGATCC
It encodes:
- a CDS encoding ATP-binding cassette domain-containing protein, encoding MQHDPAVGTEIYALELRGIDKSFVGVKALKGASFACRPGEVHALMGENGAGKSTLMRVIAGVWKPDAGTILVQGREVHITGPRHSQGLGIAMVYQDTRLVPDLDVAQNIWLGREPGGAITVDRQAMEEGARTILGRLGVTLPMNRLVRDLEVAERQIVEIARALTGDPSVLILDEPTSALDAAEIERLFSIVTELKRQGTAVIFISHRLPEVFAIADRITVLKDGELVGTVDREAVDHEKLVAMMVGRDLALAYPPRAQAVGAERLKVESLSSPGLFSNLSFGVRAGEIVGFGGIQGNGQADVARALFGLVPCAGSVMLDGNQARFKAPAHAIKAGLVYVPGDRHREGLFMPHSIRENLSVPHLAEWAGLGRIPSARERQETRDAMSRFAIKAASGEQAVRTLSGGNQQKVVLGRWTVGDPKVYVFEDPTRGVDVATKLEIYRRIRALADAGAAVILVASDLLELIGLSDRILVFSKGRIVDEIAGAEATEERIVGSAVEAGQTHGDPQAATSLIGGATTPSAAAKSGLAAGSALLSRYIGPLLLLVLIALLGLATTRYSDFFLTSRNLSNIAAQVAPLALVALGQFCVVVLGGIDLSVGPLISLVTAMASFLAATEGGAGVVAAICAALAAGAATGLVNALMIVRLKIPDLVATLATYSVVFGLALIVRPSPGGLVSDDFLDFFETSLGPVPAAALVIVLVYIAFEYLMLRGRLGQRLYAVGSSSEASLAVGIRTSWIRAAAYVFCGICAAIAGLIVTARIGSGDPQAGSTFTLASVTAVVVGGVSVFGGRGTAIGVLLGAVAVGVMQNALNLMQVSAYYQYIWTGGLTLLAVAGYSLRLSRRRKRS
- a CDS encoding SMP-30/gluconolactonase/LRE family protein, which encodes MTIAALEREVCCVVDCANRLGEVPVWDAAEQALYWVDIEGCLLQRFHPVSGETLTWRLPERVASLALREAGGIVLALASGFAFFDPKTGGIERLAAPEADKPGNRFNDGKCDRRGRFWAGTMDDTLKNRTGGLYRLDPNLSCTRMEEGIGISNSLAWSPDDRTFYFADTLIRTIFAYDFDLESGAIANRRVFTDCAGQPGNPDGSTIDEQGFLWNAQWDGWRLVRYAPDGRVDRIVPLPVQKPTSCMFGGSDLSTLYVTSAIWDLSPEALKQQPHAGGVLALDVGVRGLPEPRFAG